One window of Quercus robur chromosome 12, dhQueRobu3.1, whole genome shotgun sequence genomic DNA carries:
- the LOC126708894 gene encoding protein transport protein SEC23, which translates to MANPPPPSLGYSVSITPSNPDISNPHSERNPILPPPPPPPSNSPTPPRFPPPKLQQDQIPSSSIKSPNVPSPSNGVKMGSPIPHLSTPPGPPVFTSPVRPAAVPFRSSPASPQPVAFSSASSLPTSSPPQFSNGSVELQQQVSDDTLDLTPAGASAYVLFSAHKVLKQKKLANVPSLGFGALVSPGREISSGPQVIQHDPHRCQSCGAYVNFYCKILIGSGQWQCVICHELNGSQGEYIAPNKELLRTFPELSSPMVDYIQTSNNRPGFIPVSDSRMSAPIVLVIDECLDEPHLQHLQSSLHAFVDSLHPSTKLGIVSYGRTVSVYDFSEESVASADVLPGDKSPTQEQLKALIYGSGIYLSQMHASLPVAHAVFSSMRPYKLNFPEASRDRCLGTAVEVALAIIQGPSAELSRGVVKRSGGNSRIIVCAGGPNTYGPGSVPHSFSHPNYPHMEKMALKWMEQLGQEAHRHNTVVDILCAGTCPVRVPVLQPLAKASGGVLVLHDDFGEAFGVNLQRASSRAVGSHGLLEIRCSDDILITQVVGPGEEAHLDTHETYTNDSSLYIQMLSVEETQSFSVSMETKRDIKRDYVFFQFAVQFSNMFQADISRVITVRLPTVDSVSAYLESVQDEVAAVLIAKRTLLRAKNSSDAVDMRTTIDERVKDIALKFGSQIPKSKLYRFPKELSLLPELLFHLRRGPLLGSIIGHEDERSVLRYLFLNASFDLSLRMVAPRCLMHREKGTFEELPAHDLAMQSDAAVVLDHGTDVFIWLGAELAADEGRSASALAACRTLAEEITELRFPAPRILAFKEGSSQARYFVSRLIPAHKDPPYEQEARFPQLRSLTTEQRMKLKSNFLHFDDPSFCEWMRSLKSVPPEPS; encoded by the exons ATGGCAAATCCACCACCACCTTCACTTGGATACTCTGTTTCTATCACTCCCTCAAACCCGGACATATCGAATCCTCACAGTGAGAGAAATCCaattcttcctcctcctcctcctccaccatcgAATTCCCCTACACCGCCCAGATTTCCTCCACCAAAGTTACAACAAGATCAGATTCCTTCGTCTTCAATAAAAAGCCCAAATGTACCATCTCCGTCCAATGGTGTCAAAATGGGAAGTCCCATTCCTCACTTAAGCACTCCCCCTGGACCCCCTGTCTTCACTTCGCCTGTCCGTCCTGCTGCTGTGCCTTTCCGCTCTTCACCTGCATCTCCTCAGCCAGTTGCATTCTCTTCAGCCTCGTCATTGCCAACATCTTCACCTCCCCAATTTTCAAATGGATCAGTTGAGTTGCAGCAACAAGTTTCTGATGATACACTGGACTTGACGCCAGCTGGGGCTTCAGCATATGTTCTATTTTCAGCTCATAAG GTATTGAAGCAAAAGAAGCTAGCAAACGTACCTAGTTTAGGTTTTGGGGCACTTGTTTCTCCTGGCAGGGAGATTTCATCAGGTCCTCAAGTAATACAACATGATCCCCATCGCTGCCAAAGTTGTGGAGCCTATGTAAATTTCTACTGCAAAATATTAATTGGCTCAGGCCAGTGGCAGTGTGTAATATGCCATGAACTGAATGGAAGCCAGGGTGAATATATAGCTCCCAACAAGGAACTTCTTCGTACCTTTCCAGAACTGTCATCACCTATGGTTGACTATATTCAAACTAGTAACAATAGACCTGGTTTTATTCCAGTTTCCGATTCAAGAATGTCTGCACCTATTGTTCTTGTCATAGATGAGTGCTTAGATGAACCGCACCTTCAGCACTTACAGAGCTCCCTACATGCATTTGTCGATTCACTTCACCCGTCAACAAAATTAGGAATTGTTTCCTATGGCCGTACAGTATCAGTGTATGATTTTTCGGAGGAGTCGGTTGCATCTGCTGATGTTCTTCCTGGTGACAAATCACCAACTCAGGAGCAACTGAAAGCATTGATTTATGGAAGTGGCATATACTTGTCACAAATGCATGCTTCACTACCTGTAGCACACGCCGTATTCTCATCAATGAGACCATACAAATTGAACTTTCCAGAAGCTTCTAGAGACCGGTGCTTGGGTACAGCAGTTGAGGTTGCTCTTGCAATAATTCAAGGGCCATCAGCAGAATTGTCTCGAGGGGTAGTTAAGAGGTCAGGTGGAAATAGCAGGATTATTGTGTGCGCTGGTGGACCTAATACTTATGGCCCTGGATCTGTTCCTCATTCATTTAGTCACCCAAATTATCCTCATATGGAAAAGATGGCATTGAAATGGATGGAGCAACTAGGTCAGGAGGCTCATCGACACAATACAGTGGTTGACATTCTGTGTGCTGGAACATGCCCTGTTAGAGTTCCTGTGTTGCAGCCTCTTGCAAAAGCTTCTGGGGGAGTTTTGGTTCTTCATGATGACTTTGGAGAAGCCTTTGGCGTAAACTTACAAAGGGCATCTAGCAGGGCAGTAGGTTCCCATGGTTTGTTGGAAATACGGTGTTCTGATGATATTCTTATAACTCAAGTTGTGGGTCCTGGTGAAGAGGCTCATTTAGATACTCATGAAACTTATACGAATGACTCTTCTCTATATATTCAGATGCTTAGTGTTGAAGAAACGCAGAGCTTCTCAGTCTCCATGGAAACTAAAAGAGATATTAAGAGGGATTATGTATTTTTTCAGTTTGCAGTTCAGTTTTCAAATATGTTTCAAGCTGATATATCCAGAGTAATTACTGTTAGATTGCCTACTGTGGATAGTGTTTCAGCATATCTTGAGAGTGTTCAAGATGAAGTGGCAGCAGTTCTTATTGCCAAGAGGACCCTCTTGCGAGCCAAAAACTCTTCTGATGCAGTTGATATGCGAACAACAATAGATGAAAGAGTTAAAGACATTGCTTTAAAATTTGGGTCCCAAATACCAAAGTCAAAGCTTTATCGGTTCCCCAAAGAGCTCTCTTTATTACCAGAGCTCTTATTCCATCTCAGAAGGGGCCCACTTTTGGGAAGTATTATTGGTCATGAAGATGAGAGGTCTGTATTGcggtatttgtttttgaatgcaTCATTTGACCTTTCACTTCGTATGGTAGCGCCTCGTTGTCTAATGCACCGGGAAAAGGGAACTTTTGAAGAGCTGCCCGCTCATGACCTTGCTATGCAGTCAGATGCAGCAGTTGTTCTTGACCATGGCACAGACGTCTTCATTTGGTTG GGTGCTGAACTTGCTGCTGACGAAGGAAGAAGTGCATCTGCTCTGGCAGCTTGCAGAACATTGGCTGAAGAGATAACTGAATTGCGATTTCCTGCTCCTCGTATCCTTGCTTTCAAG GAGGGGAGCTCTCAGGCTCGGTATTTTGTTTCTCGACTCATACCTGCCCATAAGGATCCTCCATACGAGCAG GAAGCGAGATTTCCCCAGCTTCGTAGTCTGACAACAGAACAGCGAATGAAGCTGAAAAGCaattttcttcactttgacgATCCTAGCTTCTGTGAGTGGATGCGAAGTTTGAAATCAGTGCCACCAGAACCAAGCTAA